The following is a genomic window from Xenopus laevis strain J_2021 chromosome 2L, Xenopus_laevis_v10.1, whole genome shotgun sequence.
ttaaagggcaatttggGGAACAAATACTTTATCACCAACATTTCTTTCAGTTGATGAATGCAGCACTACAtaagatactgtatatccatttggTGATGTCTTCTGTTAAGGGGGGCTAAAACCTCCTATAAATTTTTTAGTTTTGCCAGTGCACAGATCATCCACCCCTTCCCCACCGCATCAGTTAAACTTGCACCAACTCGCCATCGCACCATCGCACATCCAGAACTTTAAAACTCCACCATCTTTGGTCATGTGACTTTCATTTGGTGGCAGTCGAGTTTGTATTTTGGCAGATTTCTGTTCTGTGAATATGGGGATTGCATTcacaccacttttactccaaaaaatgcTTCCTCAACTCTTGTGAATTCccgcctaaggggcaaattcactaagattcgtagttgcgccaggcgtaacttcgctgcacttcgccaggcgtagtttcgccagcgctccgcaaattcactaaaatccgaagttgcgctcaggggtagcgtaaggttgcgaagttgcgttagcgttgattcgctaagcaaagcaaagttacgctagcgatggttaatttgcatttaaaatttcaatggaggaatacgtacaatcactacaaatgcctgggaaaccttcaaaacatcaaataaaatttttattttgccctaaacatgtgcccactgtatagttaagttgccatgagttaggaaatgtaggggggaaggaagggagccccaaaaatgttttcgatctttttcagcctatccccataatatagaaaaaacgccagcgttttttggcacttagaaaaaatttgaactttttttgaagcaatccctatctactctattgcgcttcgcctggtctgaggtggcgaaggaagtctagcgtaaaaggtagcgttcagtacaatgcgcgctttagtgaatttgcgtaggtacgtccgttgcgaaaattcgccaggcataagggtgcgaagtaacactagcgaattgacgctagcgttaggcgcttagtgaatttgccccatagtctcttcTTTACAGTTATTGGAGAATGGGAGAGTGTGCATGTACGGCAAAGACCAGCAACttaacctgttttttatacaaaagtaataaaaatgcctattttcatAACCAGATAACTCACTAGTTCTTAAACACTGTTGATTATATCAACCACCAAGTTGCCAACATACAGAGGGTCACACATTTTATATAACGGCTCCTGTAAAGAGGAATGGAATGACTCTTTCAATTTGTTCCCAGGTTACAGAATATATTTAAAGACCTGTGGCAAAAAAACAGAGCAAGAAAACACAGATGATTCGCCCTACGCTGTAACAAACGGTGGATTTAATCTAGATGAGAAAGCAACAAAGTGAGATGGCAATACACCATCCTGGGTGCAAAACTGGCCGTAGAAGAGAGAAGGAATCAAATAGCAGGAGCGCAAACCAACCAAGACTATGTAATATAAAAAACTGTGCTCAATATTTTACTTTGACATTTATGAGACATTTAAAAAGTGCATCAGTAATGCATTGAGTTTTACAGAACATATGTAGCAATTGCATAATAAGTCAGCTTGAAACAGATTTCCCTACATagggagaaaaacaaaaatttctattttgtatatcCGTTGGGTGGAAATAAATGGTATTCATAAGCTAGCAAACTTCAAGAAGTTAATAGCTgacaaaaacaattcaaaaatgcaccaggggggggggggctttaaaAGTAGGATTGCTTATGAGCATTTCTTTATAGCCATTAAAGCCTGAAAGGGAATTTACCCATACACCTGGCAGAACCAACTTGAGCTTACATAAGATTTTAGGCACATGGGCTacacagtacagttatgggatccgttatccggaaacccaaaagttccgaattatggaaagaccatctcccatagactccatttcaatcaaataatcaaaatttttaaaaatgatttcctttttctctgtaataataaaccagtacctggtacttgatggtaacaaaaCTGCATCAttccatattgggtttatttaatgttacatattCTTTTAGTAACAGCAATTATATTCACGGATCCGCGTACAGGTTTCAGGGGGTTTTAACCTCCCTTCCTGATGAAACGTTGATTTTGTTGGGGATATAATAATAACAAGATGGGACAAGCCCTGACTGCAGAGAATAGTGTGTGTGGATGTAAAAAGTGTCTTCAAAACTGAATGTAACATTTAAGGTCAGGTCTCACCTGTAACCTACAAAGTGGCAGAACAAACTTCCTCTCTATTATTTGTATGGGAGCCCTGTTCGCCCTTTTAAAGTAGTCAGGGTCAGAAAACACCCCTTAATCTGTATTTAGTCTGAACTTCATGTTTAAATTGTCCGAAGTGAGGCATGCTTCAAGTTATGGCCCATTTAATACAGTTGTCAAAAATCATCATTACTCATTTGGTCATTTACTCAGCCAGGACACATCACTGAACAGCCACAGATTTAAccgaacatttaggggccgattcactaaattcgagtgaaggattcgaagtaaaaaaacttcgaatttcgaagtgttttttgggctactttgaccatcgaatgggctagttcgaccttcgactacgaatcgaaggattcgaactaaaaatcgttcgactattcgatagtcgaagtactgtctctttaaaaaaaacttctaccccctagtacggcagataaaagctaccgaagtcaatgttagcctatagggaaggtccccataggcttgcctaagtttttttgatcgaaggatattccttcgatcattgaattcaaatccttcgaatcgtttgattcgaaggatttaatcgttcgatcgaaggaataatccttcgatcgtacgattgcagaatttgcgctaaatccttcgacttcgatattcgaagtcgaaggatttcaattcctagtcgaatatcgagggttaattaaccctcgatattcgacccttgatgattCGGCCCCTTATATTATTTCAATGTTCCCCTAATTGAAATAGACTGCAAATGATGTACCATATTCATTTAATAACCTATATTTAATCCTAAAACTGTCATTGTCAATAAGTCTTTACAGTTTTACTCATTCAAAACAACtttttgtaaatacagtatattatgttaaTATTTTCTGTGACTAGATAGCATGgtgtattattgtattagaaGTATTTATGGAAAGCTTTGTGTTCTTTTTGACTATGTATACATGATATCTAATAAAATAACAGTTCAAACTTGCATGTTAAGTTGTGTAATGTTTATGTAGTGTTTGGAGGACTCGAATGATAAAACATTTTAGTGCCTGTGGAACAATTCTACAGCGTCATTGTGTTGCTGCCTGTGTACATGCCCCTCATGTAACAGAGTAAAGAATTGTAAATTTGCTAATATTTCTTCTGGACACCACCTGTTGTGCCCTTGAGCCTGTCTGTGCATGCGTGTTATAATTCAGTGTGCATAAAatactttaagggatactgtcatgggaaaaaaattttttcaaaatgaatcaattaatagtgctgctccagcagatttctgcactgaaatccatttctcaaaagagcaaacagatttttttatattcaactttgaaatctgacatggggctagacatgtcaattttccagctgcccctggtcatgtgacttgtgcctgcacttcaggagagaaatgctttctagcaggctgctctttttccttctcaatgtaactgaatgtgtctcagtgggacatgggtttttactattgaatgctgttcttagatctaccaggcagctgttatcttgtgttagggagctgttatctggttatcttcccattgttcttttgtttggctgctggggggaaaagggaggggggtgatatcactccaacttgcagtacagcagtaaagagtgattgaagtttatcagagcacaagtcacatgacatggggcagcttggaaattgacaatatgtctagccccatgtcagatttcaaaattgaatataaaaaaaatctgtttgctcttttgagaaatggatttcagtacaattctgctggagcagcactattaactgattcattttgaaaaaaattttttcccatcacagtatccctttaagaatagaaaggctatGTGCTAGGCTTAAGGCAGGTATCTATTGAGATGCAGGAGTCAGTTTAATGCAATATTCTGCTCCAATAAATATAGCCAATAATGGTCATTTACATTTGGCTAAAGCAAAAACTAGCTTGCCGTCTTTATCGTTGGCAAAGTTATTTGGGCATTCAAGAGTTTGCATTCTACATAAATTCATCAGAACAGGGATATGCAGCCTACAAATCTTTTTAGAACTAAAGTTCCCATAGCAATAAAGCACACCTAAAAAGAAAAGTATGTACACAATTAAAGGGTGGAATTTACTTTTATGCATCATTATGTTGATTTTCATTGTTCCACACCCATAGAATACAGCATTATAAAGAACTTCTGTAGATAAATTATTCTAACTTTTTAGATTATCTTGTAACATTGTGTCAGCATCATGCTGCCATTTCACCCATATTGCAATTTATGGACTAGAAAATGCAGTAATATTTAGGAACAAGTGCAAGgccactgaatccaggattcggcctttttcagcaggattcaggctgaaaaaagacaaagtccatcaagttcaacccctccaaatgaaaacccagcatccatacacacacccctccctactttcacataaattctatatacccatacctatactaactatagagtttagtatcacaatagcctttgatattatgtctgtccaaaaaatcatccaagccattcttaaaggcattaactgaatcagccatcacaacatcatgcggcagtgcattccacaacctcactgttacAAAGGTAGTACAAAATATAAGTAAGCTGACgcaccccgtcaaggcagtgttcATGCATCagtcctaagtgaaaaaaatagaatattttctttgggaggGAGAAAgtccatacctgcttttctctttattttgcatGATCTCTtatagggattcaccaaatccactattttggatttggccgaacccccgaatccttcgcgaaaaaaATTCAtcagaatactgaaccgaatgctaatttgcatatgtaaattagagatgtgaagggaaaaatattttttacttccttgttttgtgacaaaaagtcacacgatttccctccccgcccctaatttgcatatgcagattaggattcagttcggctgggcagaaggattaggccaaatcctgctgaaaaatgccgactcctgaaccgaatactggattcggtgcaaccctaatcTCTTCCAAAGAAATCATTCAGCTTTTTgggagcatgcgagtgtcacagatGCTAAtaacaaaattagggatgcaccgaatccactatttaggattcggccaaacccccgaatccttcgggaaagattcggccaaataccgaccccaaatttgcatatgcaaattaggggttggaaggggaaagcatttttaacttccttgttttctgacaaaaagtcacgtgatttccctccccacccctaatttccatatgcaaattaggattcaggttcggttcggcagaaggatgcggccaaatccgaatcctgctgaaaaaggccgaatcctggccgaatcccgaactgaatcctggatttggtgcatcccttaacAAAATGGTGAAGCTGCTTTAAGATTGACTTTTCAACACAAACATTTTAATCataatagttttcttttaattcaaGCCAAAGATGCATTTTACAAGATTGAAATGTAGCTAAACAAAGTACATGACCAGCTTTGCCAGCtgacacatatataaaaatacacacacttCTGCACAAAAttcaaaaccttttatttttttgtaaatatgaaagTAAACGCTATTTACAGATAAGTAaagcttttatttacatttattaaaccccaattgATGAGAATATATCATCTATGTCATCGTTCATCGTTTTAGTTTCTAAACACGGAGGTGCAGTAATGGATTCAAACCTGTCATTGGCTTTCAAATGACCCGATGTCAAAGAAATATCTGTGGTGGCTGATGACAGTTCTTGAGCACCAAGGATCAGATCTAAACAAAGTGAATCACTTTTATGATGGGTTCCTTCAACTCCAGACTCGGAAGGTTCAGAATAAATAATGTGATGTTTTAAAGGATTCAGGcattttctcttctttctgcTAGTGACCTTATGTTTAACAGTCCACTTGAGTCTTAGTATTCTCAAACTAGGCATGTGATGATTTCCACTTAGATTCCCTCGACACAGGCTTCGACAGATAGACTTTTTTaaacactgcaatttttttttcaggcttaaagaaagagaaaaaaaaagaaaaagtactgCGCTAACTAGAACAAAACTTGtaaggaggaaaaaaaagatttttcagtctagattagatttttttttgtcaatcagTTGTACACAATACAATGCAGATTTTACAACGTTTGTTGCTTACGTCATATAGATTTGGTCATATATATTTAGTACAACAAAAAGTGGGTTTCTATGGGGAAATATAACTCTTTCACATTtggatacatatatacatatatacatacaaccaatcagatgctacCTTTCATTGTAGCTGGCTTGCATTGTGGCTGgctaaaaaaagctaatcattgagtagctgcccaggtacaaatttgcccagtgttttaaaTGAGCCCTGTATTTCATCtacatccagaaagttctgatcTCTGTAGATGATTGCAATGCTTCTAataattaaaggaatactgtcatgggaatttttcatgtcatttttcaaaacgcaccagttaatggtgctgctccagcagaattctgcactgaaatccatttctccaaagagctcaaagattttttatatttaattttgaaatctgacatggggctagacatattgttggtttcccagctgccaccagacatgtgacttgtgctctgatatacttcatTAACtctacttctgtactgcaagttggagtgatatcacccctcccttttcccccagcagcccaacaacagaacaatgggaaggtaaccagatagcagctcctcaacacaagataacagctgccttgtagaacagcactcaatagcaaaatccaggTCGCACTGCGACAcagttatattgagtagaagaaacaacagcctgccagaaagcagttccataatgcagaactggctctttctgaaagcacatgcccaggcaaaatgacctgagatggctgcttacacaccaatattacaactaaaaaaaaatacacttgctggttcaggaatgaaattttatattgtagagtaaattatttgcagtgtaaactgtgtaatttagaaataaaaacgacatcataaacatcatgacagaatccgtttAAAGTCTACGTACATAGCAATCCTATCCATTACTCGTTTGTGAACTAATAAGTAAATTAATTTGTGTAAAACTCCAGTACAGATCCCTAATCCTTAACTAAGACAGCACAGTAGAAGTAGTGACATCTACGAGCTACAATGGTAGTTTTTGTTGTTAAAACAGTTCTACATACCTGTAGCCAAGCGATTCAACATGTTTAAGTCTGGTTGTTCTGAGATATTTCTTCCGGAAAAAAGAGACTTCGGGCAGCAGCTTTCTGTGTTTGCACCATTTTAGTGCATATTGCAGTTCTTCAGCAAGTTCTCTGAATGTCTCTGTTTGCTGGAGCTTAGGCACTATATGCCCTGCACATTCAGAACTTGATCTGTGATAGGACTGAACCGTCTGTTTGTTCTTATGTGCCTTGGATTTCTGTTTTGAATTACAGGGctggaaacaaagaaaaaactatGAAAGAGACATGCTAAGCCAATGTAAATTCACATGCATCTAAGTCAGTACATCACAACTACAGGAGAACAACTCAGCTCTTTAATGTGTATACTGTGCGAGAATTGTCTGCTCTTAATCATAAACATATATTCGCTGTATCCACATATGTTCAATCATTTTACATCAAGGCGCAATCAAGTAAACATCAGGCAGGAAACCTAAACAATTCTATTTTTAGATCTTTATAAGTATAAAAATTAATAGCTGAATCTGTAAACAAAGCAAAGGGATGAATAGCAGATAAAGGGCATGGTTTGTAAAGAACTGATTAACAGAACAGTAAAAATTCCACTAGTGGTTGCAGGATATGTCAATATCAGAGCCCGGGTTGGTGCAAGTTTTCCTACAAGCAATACTTGCCCGGGAAAAACTTaacaggtatcggatccgttatccggaaacccattatacagaaagctccaaatgatggaaaggctgcctcccatagactccattttattgaaataataaaaaattttaaaaaaagatttcatttttctctgtaattataaaacagtacattgtacttgatcccaactaagaaatatttaatccttattggaagcaaaaccagcctattgggtttatttaatgttgacatgataatgttgaaagatccattatctgaaaaaagcccaggtcccgggcattctggataaacgctttacaaataaaagctTACATGCATTTGTCATTTTGAGACTTTGAAATTGATAGAGGTTCTCCAAAAGGGTATCATGTTAAGGGAGTAATGTTTAAAAGTATTCATTATATCGCAATGCTTACCTGATCAAAGCTGGATCTTTGCTGCTGACACAAGGCTTTGACATCAAATGTTCCACAATTATCTGTGTAAAAAATCCCACAAATTATAACATGTCGTATGTAGCtatatatagattttataattgtttaaatatttaacaacTAAATATAACCAACAGTCAACTGCAGTAAAGCACGTCAATGCAGTACATGCCCACAAATGTGATGATGCTTAGGTATAAATGGAGAAGAGTCATGATGGTGTAGAATAACTgcttaactttaataaatctagcTTTCTACACATATAGAATAACATCTTTTTCTGAATCCCCTATAATACATTTTTCTGCCCAAACATTGATTTTGCAGGAGCCTAGAATCTTTTCAACCACATTTACCTCTATACAATCTTTTGGTTTCTACTGGAAGTCCCACATCAACAACACTTTCCATTGTTTCAGGTAACTTTTGAAAGGCAGGTTTCCGCATTTCTTCCTCAGTATCATCCAGGTCATTTGATGAAAAG
Proteins encoded in this region:
- the LOC108708465 gene encoding nucleolus and neural progenitor protein; translation: MTSEPWNRLHIPRPAIQSLVTVPAGAETEKHVKDVVERCISVKESLMSKVLETENAALYSILYVFNDRLGYHKPYLALKQVEQCLKRLAAMGLETTIQEMLDLCPRYFGKDDLSTEKHYCLPSQPIIEVVSVKILGACKLLLRLMDCCEKAFHLCLQHIYLEEFIVANVVLLGLVSRLWVLHRGILKKFISLYGAQYILQKEVSDFQNMPYIKNFTFPTKIEGFLGPVYNSIIKRKLPQISSKNRALQIINTVFSSNDLDDTEEEMRKPAFQKLPETMESVVDVGLPVETKRLYRDNCGTFDVKALCQQQRSSFDQPCNSKQKSKAHKNKQTVQSYHRSSSECAGHIVPKLQQTETFRELAEELQYALKWCKHRKLLPEVSFFRKKYLRTTRLKHVESLGYSLKKKLQCLKKSICRSLCRGNLSGNHHMPSLRILRLKWTVKHKVTSRKKRKCLNPLKHHIIYSEPSESGVEGTHHKSDSLCLDLILGAQELSSATTDISLTSGHLKANDRFESITAPPCLETKTMNDDIDDIFSSIGV